The nucleotide sequence tttgttttcgtTACTCGTTGTCGTTTCTCTTATGGGTGTATTATTTCCACAATTTGCTGAGCGTATTGCGGGATCTGAAGAGTTAGCTAAGTATATGTACGATCTTGGTGAGGCTGCGTATGCTCATGGTCGTAAGGAGGGCTATGCTGAAGGTAGGGCAGCTGCTGAGGCAAAGGAACTGTTGAAAAACTTTGAATTGTACAAAACTGACTGTTATCGGTGATGATTCTCAGGGGCAGCCCAAACTGACAGATTATTTGTTCCCAGATGAACCTTCGCACTACGGTAGATGTTGCTGATGCCAGCGCCTTTGCCTCCACCCATTTTATGAAATAGTCTACCGCGACTATGACGAACTTCACTGCTCCTGGGGCTTCTGGAAAAGGACAAACCATATCTATCCCCCATTGCTGAAACGGCCACGCTGTTGTTACGGGGACTAGTTCATTTTTGGGGCGCATCGTTTTCGGAGCATGTCTCTGACAACCGCTGCATTTCCTCAAGACCTTTACCGCGTCTAGATGCATTCCAGGCCAGTAGTACCCGACGTTTATCACTTTCGCTACTACCATTCTTGGGCCGGCATGAATGCCGCAGATTCCCTCATATACTTCCCGGATCAGGTAGTTTGCATCTTCTGGGTCGACGCATCTCAATAACGGCCCGAGGTATGATTTTCGGTACAGAATTCCATCGACCATATGGTAGTGTTCGGACTTGTACTGTAATTTACTTGCTTCGGCTTTGTTTTCGGGTAGTATTCCAGACTGGAGGTACATGATTATGGGAGTCATCCAAGACGTCGTTCCCAGCTGAATAACGCTCACTTGCCTTAGCGGTACCGATGGGTTGCTCAGAACTTTGATGCGCACATCCTTGGCCAGGTGCTGGAAActggtggatgcgagtttacTTAGTGCATCTGCTGGTTTATTCTCGCTTCGGTTGATATGGTGCACCTTGTAAGAATTGAAGTTCTGCAGCAATGCTTTCGCTTG is from Helianthus annuus cultivar XRQ/B chromosome 9, HanXRQr2.0-SUNRISE, whole genome shotgun sequence and encodes:
- the LOC110887899 gene encoding protein NYNRIN-like, with the protein product MEIAERQHLEEPWLLYTDGASNEDGAGAGLRLVSLEKHEFTYAIRLDFKSTNNEAEYEAFLAGLRLAIKMGVTHIEAHVDSMLVAGQINGQYDAKGDVMALYLDQAKALLQNFNSYKVHHINRSENKPADALSKLASTSFQHLAKDVRIKVLSNPSVPLRQVSVIQLGTTSWMTPIIMYLQSGILPENKAEASKLQYKSEHYHMVDGILYRKSYLGPLLRCVDPEDANYLIREVYEGICGIHAGPRMVVAKVINVGYYWPGMHLDAVKVLRKCSGCQRHAPKTMRPKNELVPVTTAWPFQQWGIDMVCPFPEAPGAVKFVIVAVDYFIKWVEAKALASATSTVVRRFIWEQIICQFGLPLRIITDNSQFCTIQSFSTVPLPQQLPYLQHSPPYDHEHTQPHQDRTYT